GTAAGTATCAGCGCGAGCCACCCAGGATCGATCCAAGTTTCCCGCCGAGGCCGTCAGGACAAGGTTCGCCTGCGCTAAAAAGCGCATGGAAGAGGGCGCTCAAACGCCCCCTCGGGCGGACGAATTTCGCACGGCATTGCCTCGAACCTGAAATCGCCCGACGGACAGTGCTCGAGCGGTTTATCTTCGGTAGGAAGATGCCGAGTTTTATGGGATCTCGTTCAATAAGGCTCCTGCGTTTCATCTTAGTCGGCTGCGATCGGCACGGTCGATCGTTGACGATTGTCCGAATGTCCCGTCAACCAAACGTACAGGACGGCCAATCCCATGATCGCCACTTCGGCCGAGCGCGATAGCTTCTTGGGCGCAGCTTGTTGCGGCTGATCGTCCTCATCGGGATCGATCGACCCACCGGCTACATCGTCGGCCATCGCCGCGCCGCGCGAGCCGATCGGTCGCTCCGGGCCGTCTGTTGTATCCCGCGCCGTTTCGCGTTCGAGCTCGGAATTGAGTTCAGCGCCAAATATCAGGGCATAGCTCGAGAGATAGAGCCAGGTTAGCAGGACGACGACCGCGCCGAGCGAGCCGTAAGTGCCGTTGTAGTTGCCGAAGTTCGCCACGTAGAGCCCGAAGCCCAGCGTCAGGCACAGCCACAGGACGGACACGAGCACCGATCCGGGGCTGATCCACACCCAACGCGCTTTGCGGCGCGACGGCGCATAGCGGTATAGCGTGGCGGCGCCGGCAGCGCCGGCGAGTAGCAACGCTAAATAGGCGAGTACCCGCCCGGCTGTCAGCACGGTCTCGGGCAGGTAGGGAAACAGGGCTTCGACCCGTGCTAGGAGTGCAATGGCAAATGCGGCCAGCAAGGCGAAAAGCACGGCGCACCCGGTGATCACCAGCGCGAGGAGGTTGACCCAGAAGAAGCCCCGCTTCTCCTTTTCCTCATAGGCGATGTTTAGCGCGGTGATGATCGCGCTCGCGCCGTTGCGCGCACCGAACAGTGCGAGCCCGAGCGCCAACAACAGGCCAAGGCCCTTCTTGCCATCCGATGTCTCGACCACGTTGAGCAATTGCTCGCCGATGACCTTGGCAGCATCGGCCGGCATGACCCGCATCAGGGCCTGCATGTTTTCGACGACAGTCGCGGGTTCAGCGACGAGGCCGTAGCTGAGGACCAGCGCGCCCAGGAGCGGTACCATGGCGAGAAAACCGTAGAACGCGACCCCGGCGGCTATCAAGCCGACGTTG
The window above is part of the Novosphingobium sp. G106 genome. Proteins encoded here:
- a CDS encoding YihY/virulence factor BrkB family protein, producing the protein MPFSAWKAVVWRAVKETSDDNVGLIAAGVAFYGFLAMVPLLGALVLSYGLVAEPATVVENMQALMRVMPADAAKVIGEQLLNVVETSDGKKGLGLLLALGLALFGARNGASAIITALNIAYEEKEKRGFFWVNLLALVITGCAVLFALLAAFAIALLARVEALFPYLPETVLTAGRVLAYLALLLAGAAGAATLYRYAPSRRKARWVWISPGSVLVSVLWLCLTLGFGLYVANFGNYNGTYGSLGAVVVLLTWLYLSSYALIFGAELNSELERETARDTTDGPERPIGSRGAAMADDVAGGSIDPDEDDQPQQAAPKKLSRSAEVAIMGLAVLYVWLTGHSDNRQRSTVPIAAD